One Paraburkholderia kururiensis DNA window includes the following coding sequences:
- a CDS encoding ribonucleoside-diphosphate reductase subunit alpha: MQTTDNVTTRYEDAPAGRPLSGEQNGGQSLAPQATFADYKVIRRNGSVVSFEPSKIAIAVTKAFLAVNGGQGAASARVRELVDQLTQAVVRALLRSRPNGGTFHIEDIQDQVELALMRGGEHNVARAYVLYREKRNQERGHAQDAGAAPSAPGLTVTDNGVTRPLDLNALRALIVSACEGLGDAVSAEPIVTETVKNLYDGVPMSQVYDSAILAARTMIEKDPAYSQVTARILLHTIRREILGEEVVQAEMGERYAEYFPQFIKRGVQAELLDDKLLQFDLKRLGAALDSSRDLQFGYLGLQTLYDRYFLHVDGTRIEMPQAFFMRVAMGLALNEIDREARAIEFYNVLSTFDFMSSTPTLFNSGTRRSQLSSCYLTTVDDDLDGIYEALKENALLSKFAGGLGNDWTRVRALGSHIKGTNGKSQGVVPFLKVVNDTAVAVNQGGKRKGAVCAYLESWHLDIEEFLELRKNTGDDRRRTHDMNTANWIPDLFMKRVMEGGDWTLFSPSTCPDLHDKYGAEFETAYTAYEEKVARGELKLFKKVPAAQLWRKMLGMLFETGHPWITFKDPCNIRSPQQHVGVVHSSNLCTEITLNTSDTEIAVCNLGSVNLVAHLAKQADGSYALDHDKLKRTISVAMRMLDNVIDINYYAVAKARNSNLKHRPVGMGIMGFQDCLHLLRTPYASQEAVEFADRSMEAVCYYAYYASTELAEERGRYSSYRGSLWDRGILPQDTLKLLAEARGGYVEVDTSETMDWATLRSRIATHGMRNSNCVAIAPTATISNIIGVSACIEPTFQNLYVKSNLSGEFTVVNDYLVRDLKARGLWDEVMVADLKYFDGSLSRIDRIPADLRAIYATAFEVDPKWLVEAASRRQKWIDQAQSLNIYMGGASGKKLDEVYKLAWVRGLKTTYYLRTMAATHVEKSTVAHGALNAVPSGGDGGAGGMGGAVGGSSFGVTGGASSGGIVASAAAASAPVQAAAEDAPQADGPVCMMRPGDPGFEECEACQ, from the coding sequence ATGCAAACGACCGATAACGTCACGACCCGGTATGAGGACGCACCCGCCGGCCGTCCGTTGAGTGGTGAGCAGAATGGCGGGCAGTCGCTCGCCCCGCAGGCCACCTTCGCTGACTACAAGGTGATTCGCCGCAACGGCAGCGTGGTGTCGTTCGAGCCGTCGAAGATCGCAATCGCCGTGACCAAGGCGTTTCTGGCCGTCAATGGCGGGCAGGGTGCCGCATCGGCGCGCGTGCGCGAACTCGTCGACCAGCTCACCCAGGCGGTCGTGCGCGCGCTCCTGCGTAGCCGGCCGAACGGCGGCACGTTCCATATCGAAGACATCCAGGACCAGGTCGAACTGGCGCTGATGCGCGGCGGCGAGCACAACGTCGCGCGCGCCTACGTGCTGTATCGCGAAAAGCGCAATCAGGAGCGCGGCCACGCGCAGGACGCCGGCGCTGCACCGAGCGCGCCCGGTCTGACCGTCACGGACAACGGCGTCACGCGTCCGCTGGACCTGAACGCGCTGCGCGCGCTGATCGTGTCGGCCTGCGAAGGCCTGGGCGACGCGGTGAGCGCCGAGCCGATCGTGACGGAGACGGTCAAGAACCTGTACGACGGCGTGCCGATGAGCCAGGTCTACGACTCGGCCATCCTTGCCGCACGCACGATGATCGAGAAGGACCCGGCCTACAGCCAGGTCACGGCTCGCATCCTGCTGCATACCATCCGTCGCGAAATCCTCGGAGAGGAAGTCGTTCAGGCCGAGATGGGCGAACGCTACGCCGAATACTTCCCGCAGTTCATCAAGCGCGGCGTCCAGGCGGAACTGCTCGACGACAAGCTGCTGCAGTTCGACCTGAAGCGCCTTGGTGCCGCGCTCGATTCGAGCCGCGACCTGCAGTTCGGCTACCTTGGCCTGCAGACGCTCTACGATCGCTACTTCCTGCACGTGGACGGCACGCGCATCGAAATGCCGCAGGCATTCTTCATGCGTGTCGCGATGGGCCTTGCGCTCAACGAGATCGATCGCGAAGCGCGCGCCATCGAGTTCTACAACGTGCTGTCGACCTTCGACTTCATGAGCTCGACGCCCACGCTGTTTAACTCGGGCACCCGTCGCTCGCAACTCTCGTCGTGCTACCTGACGACGGTGGACGACGACCTCGACGGCATCTATGAAGCGCTCAAGGAAAACGCGCTGCTCTCGAAGTTTGCCGGCGGCCTGGGTAACGACTGGACGCGCGTGCGCGCGCTCGGCTCGCACATCAAGGGCACCAACGGCAAGTCGCAGGGCGTCGTGCCGTTCCTGAAGGTGGTGAACGACACCGCCGTGGCCGTGAACCAGGGCGGCAAGCGCAAGGGCGCGGTTTGCGCGTACCTGGAATCGTGGCACCTCGACATCGAAGAATTCCTCGAGCTGCGCAAGAACACCGGCGACGACCGCCGCCGCACCCACGACATGAACACGGCGAACTGGATTCCCGACCTGTTCATGAAGCGCGTGATGGAAGGCGGCGACTGGACGCTCTTTTCGCCGTCCACCTGCCCCGACCTGCACGACAAGTACGGCGCCGAGTTCGAAACGGCTTACACGGCTTACGAAGAGAAGGTCGCCCGCGGCGAGCTCAAGCTGTTCAAGAAGGTCCCCGCGGCGCAGCTGTGGCGCAAGATGCTGGGCATGCTGTTCGAGACCGGCCACCCGTGGATCACGTTCAAGGACCCCTGCAACATCCGCAGCCCGCAGCAACACGTCGGCGTGGTCCACTCGTCGAACCTGTGCACCGAGATCACGCTGAACACGAGCGACACCGAAATCGCCGTCTGCAATCTGGGCTCGGTGAACCTGGTCGCGCACCTCGCAAAGCAGGCCGACGGCTCGTACGCGCTCGACCACGACAAGCTGAAGCGCACCATCAGCGTGGCGATGCGCATGCTCGACAACGTCATCGACATCAATTACTACGCGGTCGCCAAGGCGCGTAACTCGAACCTGAAGCACCGTCCGGTAGGCATGGGCATCATGGGCTTCCAGGACTGCCTGCACCTGCTGCGCACCCCGTACGCGTCGCAGGAGGCTGTGGAGTTCGCCGACCGGTCGATGGAAGCGGTGTGCTACTACGCGTACTACGCCTCTACCGAACTTGCCGAAGAGCGCGGCCGCTACTCGAGCTACCGCGGCTCGCTGTGGGACCGCGGCATCCTCCCGCAAGACACGCTGAAGTTGCTCGCCGAGGCGCGCGGCGGCTACGTCGAAGTCGACACCAGCGAAACGATGGACTGGGCGACGCTGCGTTCCCGCATTGCAACGCACGGCATGCGCAACTCGAACTGCGTGGCGATCGCGCCCACGGCGACCATTTCGAACATCATCGGCGTGTCGGCGTGCATCGAGCCGACGTTCCAGAATCTGTACGTGAAGTCGAACCTCTCGGGCGAATTCACGGTGGTCAACGACTACCTGGTGCGCGATCTCAAGGCACGCGGCCTGTGGGACGAGGTGATGGTCGCCGATCTGAAGTACTTCGACGGCTCGCTCTCGCGCATCGACCGCATCCCGGCCGACCTGCGTGCCATCTACGCTACGGCGTTCGAGGTGGACCCGAAGTGGCTGGTCGAGGCGGCGTCGCGCCGTCAGAAGTGGATCGACCAGGCGCAGTCGCTCAATATCTATATGGGCGGCGCGTCGGGCAAGAAGCTCGACGAGGTTTACAAGCTCGCCTGGGTGCGTGGCCTCAAGACCACCTACTACCTGCGCACGATGGCGGCGACGCACGTCGAGAAGTCGACGGTTGCTCACGGTGCACTGAACGCCGTGCCTTCGGGCGGTGACGGCGGCGCGGGTGGTATGGGCGGCGCAGTGGGAGGCAGCTCGTTCGGCGTGACGGGTGGTGCGTCGTCGGGCGGCATCGTGGCTTCGGCTGCCGCTGCATCGGCTCCGGTCCAGGCGGCGGCAGAGGACGCGCCGCAGGCCGATGGTCCCGTGTGCATGATGCGTCCGGGCGATCCTGGCTTCGAAGAGTGCGAGGCCTGCCAATAA
- the ampD gene encoding 1,6-anhydro-N-acetylmuramyl-L-alanine amidase AmpD yields the protein MSATLPESFVVDAQGWVTAARRLASPNFEARPEGAVPTLIVVHNISLPPGTFGGTAISDLFLNRLDCDAHPYYDTHLRGVRVSAHFLVHRDGTLEQYVSCDERAWHAGLSNFFGRERCNDFSIGIELEGADTTPFEPAQYVTLVALVRALAAHYPIAAVAGHSDIAPGRKTDPGPHFDWFRLQRETGLADRYFPYLHPEARSRHTS from the coding sequence ATGAGCGCGACGCTTCCCGAGAGTTTCGTCGTCGATGCACAAGGCTGGGTCACGGCCGCGCGTCGTCTCGCGTCGCCGAATTTCGAGGCGCGTCCCGAGGGCGCCGTGCCGACGCTGATCGTCGTGCACAACATCAGCTTGCCCCCCGGCACGTTCGGCGGCACGGCGATCTCCGACCTCTTCCTCAACCGTCTGGATTGCGACGCTCACCCTTACTACGACACGCATCTGCGTGGCGTGCGGGTGTCAGCGCATTTCCTGGTTCATCGCGACGGCACGCTCGAGCAATACGTCTCCTGCGACGAACGTGCATGGCACGCAGGCTTGTCGAATTTCTTCGGGCGCGAGCGGTGCAATGATTTTTCGATCGGCATCGAGCTCGAAGGCGCCGACACGACCCCCTTCGAGCCCGCGCAATACGTCACACTGGTAGCGCTCGTGAGGGCGCTCGCCGCCCACTATCCGATTGCGGCGGTTGCCGGTCACTCGGACATCGCCCCCGGCCGCAAGACCGATCCGGGGCCGCACTTCGACTGGTTTCGCCTGCAGCGCGAGACCGGGCTCGCAGATCGGTATTTCCCCTACCTTCACCCTGAAGCGCGTTCGCGCCACACGTCTTAA
- a CDS encoding PP0621 family protein: MRQIFLLILLFVVGQWLAKALRRVDARPADRAGAGGGNAAGQQSDTASRRAGSTGTRLAEPMVRCTECGVHVPNSESVVAAGQPFCCEEHARRHVARTSAATAQPGSGRTGGDTSAR, from the coding sequence ATGAGACAGATTTTTCTGCTGATCCTGCTGTTCGTTGTGGGCCAATGGCTCGCCAAGGCGCTGCGTCGTGTCGACGCGCGTCCTGCCGACCGTGCCGGCGCAGGTGGCGGCAACGCCGCCGGCCAACAGTCGGACACGGCGAGCCGGCGCGCGGGCTCAACCGGTACGCGGCTCGCCGAACCGATGGTCCGCTGCACGGAATGCGGCGTGCACGTCCCAAACAGCGAGTCGGTAGTCGCGGCCGGCCAGCCGTTTTGCTGCGAGGAGCACGCCCGACGCCATGTCGCCCGCACATCGGCTGCGACTGCGCAGCCGGGCAGCGGCCGTACCGGCGGCGACACCAGCGCGCGATGA
- a CDS encoding cytochrome C assembly family protein: MDIVLYALTVLLYGGLCAADFRARRHIAVQPLAGGVAATVPAMPGGASAPVQPASGMSPVARGVLSLALIVHGVLLHTTIFPANAMVFGFAYALSAMFWLGAGIYWIESFFFPLDGLRLLVLPLAAVASVLPLVFGGVHVLTYAAAPMFKLHFVIANVAYGLFAIAALHAVLMLAVERRLHALRGGLQRGAARKGWLSNWLETLPPLLTLEKLLFRLIGAGFVLLTLTLASGIVFSEQLVDRALTLDHKTVFAILSWLMFGALLTARKLSGWRGRAALRWVLASFAALLLAYVGSRFVFEVLLHRPVV, encoded by the coding sequence ATGGATATTGTACTGTATGCCCTCACCGTGCTTCTGTACGGCGGCCTGTGTGCTGCCGACTTTCGCGCGCGTCGCCACATCGCGGTGCAGCCGCTCGCGGGCGGGGTCGCGGCTACGGTGCCCGCGATGCCGGGCGGAGCGAGTGCGCCTGTGCAGCCGGCATCGGGCATGAGCCCGGTAGCGCGAGGCGTGCTGTCGCTCGCGCTGATCGTACATGGCGTGCTGCTCCATACCACCATCTTCCCTGCCAACGCGATGGTGTTCGGTTTCGCGTACGCGCTTTCGGCCATGTTCTGGCTCGGCGCCGGCATCTACTGGATAGAGAGTTTTTTCTTCCCGCTCGACGGCCTCAGGCTGCTCGTATTGCCGCTCGCGGCGGTCGCGTCGGTGCTGCCGCTCGTGTTCGGCGGCGTCCATGTGCTGACCTACGCGGCCGCGCCGATGTTCAAGCTGCACTTCGTCATTGCCAACGTTGCCTACGGTTTGTTCGCCATCGCTGCGCTGCATGCGGTGCTCATGCTCGCGGTGGAGCGCCGGCTGCACGCGCTGCGCGGCGGTCTGCAGCGAGGCGCGGCGCGCAAGGGCTGGCTCTCGAACTGGCTGGAGACCCTGCCGCCGCTGCTCACGCTTGAGAAACTGCTGTTCCGGTTGATTGGCGCGGGCTTCGTGCTGCTCACCCTTACGCTCGCGTCCGGCATCGTGTTCAGCGAGCAACTGGTCGACCGCGCGCTCACGCTCGATCACAAGACCGTCTTCGCGATCCTGTCGTGGCTGATGTTCGGCGCGCTCCTCACGGCACGCAAGCTCTCGGGCTGGCGCGGACGCGCTGCGCTGCGCTGGGTGCTCGCGTCGTTCGCTGCGCTGCTGCTTGCGTATGTGGGCAGCCGTTTCGTTTTTGAGGTGCTGCTGCACCGCCCTGTGGTCTGA
- the ffh gene encoding signal recognition particle protein, with protein MLDTLTQRMARVVKTLRGEARLTEANTQEMLREVRLALLEADVALPVVRDFISKVKEKALGEEVLASLSPGQALVGVVQRELTAVIGGDYEGKAAELNLAVAPPAIILMAGLQGAGKTTTVGKLAKLLREKYKKKVLTVSCDVYRPAAIAQLKTVTEQVGAEFFPSQPDQKPVDIARAAVDWAKRHYHDVLIVDTAGRLGIDEAMMQEITALHGALNPAETLFVVDAMLGQDAVNTAKAFNDALPLTGVVLTKLDGDSRGGAALSVRHVTGKPIKFVGVAEKLDGLEIFYPDRMANRILGMGDILALVEEAQRGVDVQQAQKLADKVKKGGDFDLNDFRAQLSQMKKMGGLSSLMDKLPAQFQQAASGADMGQAEKQMRRMEGIINSMTPAERAKPELIKATRKRRIAAGAGVQVQEVNRMLNQYEQMRTMMKKLKGGNLQKLMRGMKGMMPGMR; from the coding sequence ATGCTCGACACTCTCACCCAACGGATGGCGCGCGTCGTCAAGACGCTGCGCGGCGAAGCCCGGCTCACCGAGGCGAATACCCAGGAGATGCTGCGCGAAGTGCGTCTCGCGCTGCTCGAGGCCGACGTCGCGCTGCCCGTGGTGCGCGACTTCATCTCCAAGGTCAAGGAAAAGGCGCTGGGCGAGGAAGTGCTTGCCAGCCTCTCGCCGGGCCAGGCGCTCGTCGGCGTCGTGCAGCGCGAGCTGACGGCGGTGATCGGCGGCGACTACGAAGGCAAGGCCGCCGAACTCAATCTCGCTGTCGCGCCGCCCGCGATCATCCTCATGGCCGGCCTGCAGGGTGCGGGCAAGACGACCACCGTCGGCAAACTCGCGAAGCTGCTGCGCGAGAAATACAAGAAGAAGGTGCTCACCGTTTCGTGCGACGTCTATCGGCCGGCCGCTATTGCCCAGTTGAAGACCGTCACCGAACAGGTGGGCGCTGAGTTCTTCCCGTCGCAGCCGGACCAGAAGCCCGTCGACATCGCACGCGCCGCGGTGGACTGGGCGAAGCGCCACTATCACGACGTGCTGATCGTCGACACGGCCGGCCGGCTCGGTATCGACGAAGCGATGATGCAGGAGATTACCGCCCTGCACGGCGCGCTGAATCCGGCGGAAACGCTGTTCGTGGTTGACGCGATGCTCGGCCAGGACGCCGTCAACACCGCGAAGGCGTTCAACGACGCACTGCCGCTCACCGGCGTCGTGCTGACCAAGCTCGACGGCGACTCGCGCGGCGGTGCCGCGCTCTCCGTGCGACACGTCACCGGCAAGCCGATCAAGTTCGTCGGCGTGGCCGAGAAGCTGGACGGCCTCGAGATCTTCTATCCGGACCGCATGGCGAACCGGATTCTCGGCATGGGCGACATTCTCGCCCTCGTCGAAGAAGCCCAGCGCGGCGTCGACGTCCAGCAAGCGCAAAAGCTGGCCGACAAGGTCAAGAAAGGCGGAGACTTCGACCTCAACGACTTCCGCGCCCAGTTGTCGCAGATGAAGAAGATGGGCGGCCTCTCGTCGCTGATGGACAAGCTGCCGGCGCAGTTCCAGCAGGCCGCTTCGGGCGCCGACATGGGGCAAGCCGAAAAGCAGATGCGCCGCATGGAAGGCATCATCAATTCGATGACGCCGGCCGAGCGCGCGAAGCCCGAACTCATCAAGGCGACGCGCAAACGCCGGATCGCGGCCGGCGCGGGCGTGCAGGTGCAGGAGGTGAACCGCATGCTCAACCAGTACGAGCAGATGCGCACCATGATGAAGAAGCTCAAGGGCGGCAACCTGCAGAAGCTGATGCGCGGCATGAAGGGCATGATGCCCGGCATGCGCTGA
- a CDS encoding hypoxanthine-guanine phosphoribosyltransferase: MNREEALHIFRHSEEIVSADEVDASISRMASAIRAEMSNEFPLVLSVMGGAAVFTGMLLPHLDFPLEFDYIHLTRYRNTTKGSAEMQWRVAPAESVKDRVVLVLDDILDEGETMAAIRDRILDMGAKRFLSAVLCEKIIKKAKPLRPDFCGFEVPDRYVFGCGMDAKGYWRNLPTIRALTEDA; encoded by the coding sequence ATGAATCGCGAAGAAGCTCTCCACATTTTCCGCCACTCCGAAGAGATCGTCTCCGCAGACGAAGTCGACGCGTCGATCAGCCGGATGGCCAGCGCGATCCGAGCCGAAATGAGCAACGAGTTCCCGCTCGTACTTTCGGTGATGGGCGGTGCGGCGGTGTTCACCGGCATGCTGCTGCCCCACCTCGATTTCCCGCTCGAATTCGACTACATCCACCTCACCCGCTACCGGAATACGACGAAGGGAAGCGCGGAGATGCAGTGGCGTGTGGCGCCAGCGGAATCGGTGAAGGATCGCGTGGTGCTCGTGCTGGACGACATCCTCGACGAAGGCGAGACCATGGCGGCCATTCGCGACCGCATTCTCGACATGGGCGCGAAGCGCTTTCTGTCGGCGGTGCTGTGCGAAAAAATCATCAAGAAGGCGAAGCCGCTGCGCCCCGACTTTTGCGGATTCGAGGTGCCGGACCGCTACGTGTTCGGCTGCGGCATGGACGCGAAGGGTTACTGGCGCAATCTGCCGACCATCCGGGCGCTCACCGAAGACGCGTAA
- a CDS encoding MarC family protein produces MEYTFLSATILLVLITDPLGNIPLFIGCLRGVTARRRVVVILREVAIAFVILLVFMIVGDRFLRMMSLTDQSLRIGGGIVLFLIALRMIFPHPGGPFGHVKGGEPLIVPLAIPALAGPSALATVMLLTSQAPGKMLEWIGALTVTMIVCAIVLVLAERIQQWLGEQTVTAFERLMGLVLVAISVEMMLGGIRSFVHQL; encoded by the coding sequence GTGGAATACACGTTTCTGTCCGCGACGATCCTGCTCGTCCTGATCACCGATCCGCTCGGCAACATTCCGCTCTTCATCGGCTGTCTGCGCGGCGTGACCGCGCGGCGGCGCGTCGTCGTGATTCTGCGGGAAGTGGCGATCGCGTTCGTGATCCTGCTGGTGTTCATGATCGTCGGCGACCGCTTCCTGCGCATGATGAGCCTCACCGACCAGTCGCTGCGCATCGGCGGCGGCATTGTGCTGTTCCTGATCGCGCTGCGGATGATCTTCCCGCATCCGGGTGGTCCGTTCGGTCATGTGAAGGGCGGCGAGCCGCTCATCGTGCCGCTCGCCATTCCCGCGCTAGCTGGCCCGTCCGCGCTCGCGACCGTCATGCTGCTCACGTCGCAGGCACCTGGGAAAATGCTCGAATGGATCGGCGCGCTCACGGTGACGATGATCGTGTGCGCAATCGTGCTGGTACTGGCCGAGCGCATTCAGCAATGGCTCGGCGAGCAGACAGTGACCGCCTTCGAGCGCCTGATGGGACTCGTGCTCGTGGCGATTTCGGTGGAAATGATGCTGGGCGGGATCAGGAGCTTCGTGCACCAGCTTTAG
- a CDS encoding proline--tRNA ligase: MKASRFFIGTLKEAPADAEIVSHKLMVRAGMIRRVAGGIYNYLPIGLRSIRKVEAIVREEMNRAGAIELLMPSVQPAELWQESGRWEKYGPELLRFKDRKQSDFVLGPTHEEVVTDIARNQVKSYRQLPVNFYQIQAKFRDEIRPRFGVMRGREFIMKDAYSFDKDMDGLRESYRKMYDAYVRIFTRFGLDFRAVAADNGAIGGTGSHEFHVIADTGEDAIAYCPTSEFAANVEAAEALPLVAQRAAPTEPMQKVATPGKAKCEAVAELLNIPLERTIKSIVLATENEGAEPTIWLLMLRGDHDLNEIKTSKLPGLAEHRFATEDEIVEWFGTPPGYLGPVGTKKPVRVIADRTVANMSDFVVGANEMDYHIAGVNWGRDLPEPVVADIRNVKKGDPSPDGKGAIDICRGIEVGHVFQLGTRYSEAMGATFLDETGKPQPMLMGCYGIGVTRILGAAIEQNFDEKGIIWPEAIAPFEVVLCPMGYDRSDAVREHADRLYDQLVAAGIDVILDDRGERPGVMFADWELIGVPHRLVIGERGLKEGKIEYQARRDAEPTLLPVESAAATVTEKVRAALAR, from the coding sequence ATGAAAGCCTCCCGTTTCTTTATCGGCACCCTGAAGGAAGCTCCTGCTGACGCGGAAATCGTCAGCCACAAACTGATGGTGCGCGCCGGCATGATCCGGCGCGTGGCCGGCGGCATCTATAACTACCTGCCGATCGGGCTGCGCTCCATCCGCAAGGTCGAGGCGATCGTGCGCGAAGAGATGAATCGCGCGGGGGCGATCGAGCTGCTGATGCCGTCGGTGCAACCCGCCGAGCTGTGGCAGGAATCGGGGCGCTGGGAGAAATACGGGCCGGAACTGCTGCGTTTCAAAGACCGCAAGCAGAGCGACTTCGTGCTGGGGCCGACCCACGAGGAAGTGGTGACCGACATCGCGCGCAACCAGGTAAAGAGCTATCGCCAGCTGCCGGTGAATTTCTACCAGATCCAGGCGAAGTTCCGCGACGAGATCCGTCCGCGTTTCGGCGTGATGCGCGGGCGCGAATTCATCATGAAGGACGCTTACTCCTTCGACAAGGACATGGACGGCCTGCGCGAGTCATACCGCAAGATGTACGACGCGTACGTGCGCATCTTCACGCGTTTCGGGCTCGATTTCCGCGCGGTCGCGGCCGATAACGGCGCGATCGGCGGTACGGGTTCGCACGAATTTCACGTGATTGCCGACACGGGCGAGGACGCGATTGCGTACTGCCCGACCTCGGAATTTGCGGCGAACGTCGAGGCGGCGGAAGCGCTGCCGCTCGTTGCCCAGCGCGCGGCGCCCACCGAGCCGATGCAGAAGGTCGCCACGCCTGGCAAGGCGAAGTGCGAGGCGGTGGCCGAGCTGCTGAACATTCCGCTCGAGCGCACCATTAAGTCCATCGTGCTTGCCACCGAGAACGAAGGCGCCGAACCCACCATCTGGTTGCTGATGCTGCGCGGCGACCACGATCTCAACGAGATCAAGACGAGCAAACTGCCCGGTCTCGCGGAGCACCGGTTCGCCACGGAAGACGAAATTGTCGAGTGGTTCGGCACGCCGCCGGGCTACCTGGGCCCTGTCGGCACGAAGAAACCCGTTCGCGTGATCGCGGACCGCACGGTCGCGAACATGAGCGATTTCGTCGTCGGTGCGAACGAAATGGACTATCACATCGCCGGCGTGAACTGGGGCCGCGATCTGCCGGAGCCGGTGGTTGCCGACATCCGCAACGTTAAGAAGGGCGATCCCTCACCGGACGGCAAGGGTGCCATCGACATCTGCCGCGGCATCGAGGTGGGCCACGTGTTCCAGCTCGGCACGCGCTACTCGGAAGCAATGGGCGCGACGTTCCTCGACGAAACCGGCAAGCCGCAACCCATGCTGATGGGCTGCTACGGCATTGGCGTCACGCGCATTCTCGGCGCGGCGATCGAGCAGAATTTCGACGAGAAGGGCATCATTTGGCCCGAGGCGATTGCGCCGTTCGAGGTCGTGCTGTGCCCGATGGGCTACGACCGCAGCGACGCCGTGCGCGAGCACGCCGACCGCCTGTACGACCAGCTCGTGGCGGCGGGCATCGACGTGATTCTGGACGACCGCGGCGAGCGTCCGGGCGTGATGTTTGCCGACTGGGAGCTGATCGGCGTGCCGCATCGGCTCGTGATCGGCGAACGCGGTCTGAAGGAAGGCAAGATCGAGTACCAGGCGCGTCGCGATGCCGAACCGACGCTGCTGCCCGTGGAAAGCGCCGCCGCGACGGTAACGGAAAAAGTCCGCGCCGCGCTCGCTCGCTGA
- a CDS encoding RNA pyrophosphohydrolase has translation MLDREGFRPNVGIILLNAHNEVFWGKRLREHSWQFPQGGIKYGETPMQAMYRELHEETGLHPEHVKIIGRTRDWLRYEVPDKFIKREVRGHYRGQKQIWFLLRMLGRDCDICLRATDHPEFDAWRWNEYWVPLDAVIEFKRDVYQLALTELSRFLRRPAPRPERSGPHAHGARYPRVASSAHETATISQTLVTVETTTIHTAVEGDCASMESLTVRSVDPAS, from the coding sequence ATGCTGGATCGTGAAGGCTTTCGCCCGAACGTCGGCATCATCCTCTTGAACGCTCACAACGAGGTGTTTTGGGGCAAACGGCTTCGCGAACATTCCTGGCAATTTCCGCAAGGGGGCATCAAGTACGGTGAGACCCCCATGCAGGCGATGTATCGGGAGTTGCACGAAGAAACCGGCCTGCATCCAGAGCACGTCAAGATCATTGGTCGCACGCGCGACTGGTTGCGTTACGAGGTGCCCGACAAGTTCATCAAGCGCGAGGTGCGCGGTCATTACCGCGGCCAGAAGCAGATCTGGTTCCTGCTCAGGATGCTCGGACGCGACTGCGACATTTGTCTGCGAGCGACCGATCACCCCGAGTTCGATGCCTGGCGCTGGAATGAATATTGGGTGCCGCTCGACGCCGTGATCGAGTTCAAGCGGGATGTCTATCAGCTCGCGCTGACGGAATTGTCGCGTTTTCTGCGGCGCCCTGCGCCGCGCCCCGAGCGCAGTGGGCCCCACGCGCATGGAGCGCGGTACCCCCGCGTCGCGTCGTCCGCCCACGAGACGGCGACGATTTCGCAAACGCTCGTGACCGTCGAGACAACCACCATCCACACCGCCGTCGAGGGTGACTGCGCATCGATGGAAAGCCTGACGGTCCGCAGCGTAGACCCGGCCTCATGA
- a CDS encoding CNP1-like family protein: MKRFALAVACVATGALLAACSSTQPKTNQDDSVFTYLFDKPANWTENKVETLPPLPQPGARLLPFDVSQNTPLSFGVDPGSVSVGSDGVVRYTVVITSPSGARNVNYEGIRCDTYEWRQYAGLNADHDGWDRTVATDWKRIENGNLNAYQAALYQDYFCANKIPTGSAPRIVENMRYKRTATSLIH, translated from the coding sequence TTGAAACGATTTGCTTTGGCCGTGGCGTGCGTTGCCACCGGTGCGCTTCTCGCTGCCTGCTCCAGCACGCAGCCCAAGACCAACCAGGACGACAGCGTGTTCACCTACCTGTTCGACAAGCCCGCGAACTGGACCGAGAACAAAGTCGAGACGCTTCCGCCTCTGCCGCAGCCCGGCGCGCGTCTGCTGCCATTCGATGTCTCGCAGAACACGCCTCTCAGCTTCGGCGTGGACCCGGGTTCGGTTTCGGTAGGCAGCGACGGTGTAGTGCGCTACACGGTGGTGATCACCAGCCCCAGCGGCGCGCGTAACGTCAACTACGAAGGCATCCGCTGCGATACCTACGAGTGGCGCCAGTACGCTGGCCTGAACGCAGATCACGACGGCTGGGACCGCACGGTCGCGACCGACTGGAAGCGAATCGAGAACGGCAACCTCAACGCCTATCAGGCCGCGCTGTATCAAGACTACTTCTGCGCGAACAAAATTCCGACGGGTTCCGCACCACGGATCGTCGAGAACATGCGCTACAAGCGCACCGCGACTTCGCTCATTCACTGA